The sequence TCGTTCAGGTAAAACATTACTTTTACCGAGAAATCGCACGAGCGGCTTGGTAAATATGCGAATGTACGAAGAAAACATATGCATGTGCGCGAAAATGCAAATGCAAAcgcaaatataaatttttgaaaaaattgtttattttcaaaaaaggaaaaatggttgttttttatttggaCGATCTGGAAGTATTTTTCCCTTATGATTACATATATCCTGAACAGTATGCATacatgaaatatttaaaaaaaacgtTAGACAGTGAAGGGCACTGTGTTTTGGAAATGCCAACGGGTACAGGAAAAACAGTGGCCATTTTTTCCCTCATAACATCTTAccaatattacaaaaatgatgaaggcaaatttattttttgcactCGAACTGTTGCTGAAATGGAAAAATCCCTCATAGAGTTGAAGAAAGTTATAATGTACagaattaatataatcaAGAAGAGAAATGAGAAGAAGTGCAATGCAGATGGGGTACCAGAAAGGAAGTTGAACAGTAGTGAATGTGCAAAGGAGTCAAATTGTATACTGTATACAAATCAGTCTGATGGCATGCCAAGTACGGATCAACCAGATGGTATGATGCATACACAACAACAGGGCGAAGTCAAAAGTTTGAATAACAACTTAGCTGCTAATGAAAAGTTCGGTAAGAACAGCGAAATTTTAGCCATTGGAATAAGTGCTAGGAGATGTATGTGTGTTAATGAGAAggttttattaaaacatgAAAGGGAGAAAATTGATGAAGAATGCCGTAAATTGACAGCTACATTtgtaagagaaaaaaagtatatcaATCGGAGGATTGATCAGGTTGGTCAGGCTGATCAGGTTTACCTGACTGACGTGGACAATATGGCTGCCCAAATTGACCGGACTGATTCAACGAATCGAGGGGGTGGGGCAAGTGCTGATAGGTTGTCCGAGttcattttgaaaaacaaaCATAACATAGATATAGAGgattattttgatatatataactcGAAAAATAGTATAGAAGAATACGATAACATGGGCTTATGTGggtattttgaaaattttaaaaaagagttCGTGTATGAGTTAATAGAACCGGGTGTTTATACTATAGAAGACTTAAAGATTTTATGTAAGAATTACAAAAACTCCGAGAATGTGAATGTACCTATATGTCCATATTTCTGTGCaaagaaaattattgaaatatCTAAGGTAATAGTATTAAACTATCAATATGTTATTGATCCAAAGGTTTCTAAGTCTATATTTTTAGGAAAAGACATGAGTAATCGTgttaattttcataaaaacgATATAATAGTTTTTGATGAAGCACATAATATTGACAGTGTATGCTTAGAAGCGCTAAGTGTAAACATTGACAGAAACATACTCAATAAAGcatctataaatataaagcgattattaaaaaaaatagaaaattctAAAAGTTTGAATGAAAAGAAACTAAAAGAAGAGTgcaataaaattttacaaaaaattaaatcgCAAAAGTTGTGTAGAAGTAGTAGTACCCCCCAGGGTGAAGGCCCACTTGAAGAAGCACGTACTCATATCGAGACACACTTGAGTGTAGCTGCATGTCCAAATGGAGATGGACCTATTCATATGTTAGAGTTGGAGAAAAAATTATCAGGGGAAACGTCGAACGAATTGATACAAGGTATGGCTCAAGATGTGGGTGATAAGAAAGAGGGAACGGTACCAGTTTTgaatgagaaaaataatcTAACAGTTGGCCTTGTTAGATTTGATGATAGAGAGCACAGTTTGGAAGGGAACAGAGAAGGGGctgcaaaaaaaaggaaagtgGAAGGGGGTGATGTGTACTTTGACGATGATATGAATCTCGTATTTTCGGGCATGTTGGGGGATAAGAACTGCACAACAGGAGACGATAAAACTGGATATGATAATGCAAAGGGGGATCAGGTGCAGCACATAGAAAGGAGTACatataatagtagtaatagtaacgAAGCTCTGATCGATGACCTGAGGAGAGTTCTCTCCCAGTCGGGGCATTCTGAGCAATCGAAGGAACAACCACAGCATCCATCGAACACGCCGCTTAACCATGGGAAGAGGGACTCTGATGATTTGTTGGTGGAGGGGAATCTATTCAAGGAAGGAGCAGGTCAGGGAAATTTTGATGGGAAAGCGGAGGAAGACCTTGCCGATCTTCATTATAGCCCGTTGTTGGTAGAagatatagtaaaaaatatagtaatcCCGGGAAATATTAGAAAGTCGGAGCATTTTCTAAACTTGATGAGAATAATAGTggtgtatttaaaaaaatatataaacatatacgaGATAACATCGGAGGGtcctttatcttttttatataaatgtgagAAGGATACAAAATTGGATACGtcgttttttaaatattgcTTCGACAGGTTGAAATCGTTATTAAATGCATTGCAAATAGTAAATATAGATGATTACTCATCTTTAAATGTTGTTTGTAATTTTTGTACGTTACTGGGTAATTATGTAAAAGgatttgtaataatatgtGAGCCATATCCAGAAGCAACAGGAATATATGACCCGGTTATACAATTCGCATGTTTAGATTCATCTATTGCTATGAAATctgttataaataaatataagtcCATTGTATTAACAAGTGGGACTATTAGTCCATTAGAATTATATCCCAAACTTTTGAATTTTAAAACAGTCTTAACAGCATCTTTTCCAATATCATTTGATAGAAATTGTGTATGTCCACTTATCGTAACAAAGAGTTCAGATCTAGTACCATTATCATCGCAATATACATTACGAAACGATATGAATGTAATAAAGAACTATGGTATGTTATTAGTAGAaatgtgtaaaaatataccAGATGGCATTGTTGCTTACTTcccatcatatatatatatggaacaAGTAATATCTTCATGGTATGAGTT comes from Plasmodium malariae genome assembly, chromosome: 7 and encodes:
- the XPD gene encoding TFIIH basal transcription factor complex helicase XPD subunit, putative; translation: MVVFYLDDLEVFFPYDYIYPEQYAYMKYLKKTLDSEGHCVLEMPTGTGKTVAIFSLITSYQYYKNDEGKFIFCTRTVAEMEKSLIELKKVIMYRINIIKKRNEKKCNADGVPERKLNSSECAKESNCILYTNQSDGMPSTDQPDGMMHTQQQGEVKSLNNNLAANEKFGKNSEILAIGISARRCMCVNEKVLLKHEREKIDEECRKLTATFVREKKYINRRIDQVGQADQVYLTDVDNMAAQIDRTDSTNRGGGASADRLSEFILKNKHNIDIEDYFDIYNSKNSIEEYDNMGLCGYFENFKKEFVYELIEPGVYTIEDLKILCKNYKNSENVNVPICPYFCAKKIIEISKVIVLNYQYVIDPKVSKSIFLGKDMSNRVNFHKNDIIVFDEAHNIDSVCLEALSVNIDRNILNKASINIKRLLKKIENSKSLNEKKLKEECNKILQKIKSQKLCRSSSTPQGEGPLEEARTHIETHLSVAACPNGDGPIHMLELEKKLSGETSNELIQGMAQDVGDKKEGTVPVLNEKNNLTVGLVRFDDREHSLEGNREGAAKKRKVEGGDVYFDDDMNLVFSGMLGDKNCTTGDDKTGYDNAKGDQVQHIERSTYNSSNSNEALIDDLRRVLSQSGHSEQSKEQPQHPSNTPLNHGKRDSDDLLVEGNLFKEGAGQGNFDGKAEEDLADLHYSPLLVEDIVKNIVIPGNIRKSEHFLNLMRIIVVYLKKYINIYEITSEGPLSFLYKCEKDTKLDTSFFKYCFDRLKSLLNALQIVNIDDYSSLNVVCNFCTLLGNYVKGFVIICEPYPEATGIYDPVIQFACLDSSIAMKSVINKYKSIVLTSGTISPLELYPKLLNFKTVLTASFPISFDRNCVCPLIVTKSSDLVPLSSQYTLRNDMNVIKNYGMLLVEMCKNIPDGIVAYFPSYIYMEQVISSWYELGVISNILEYKLIYIETKDIVSTTIALHNFKRACDLGKGAIFLSICRGKIAEGIDFDKHYGKCVILFGIPYQYTLSKILKSRLDFLKETYNIQENEFLTFDAMRQASQCVGRIIRNKKDYGIMIFSDIRYARNDKKSKLPPWIIKCMDISNVNLTVGTAVNISKKFLLDMSKEYKETGQTKISQELLHNQRKCWSMVKSVLNMDDFI